GAGGGGCATTTCCTGATGGGCACCATGGCCTATGGGGGCGATTTTGCGGAAAGCCTTTTACGGCCCCACTACCAGGAGGTGATCCGATGCTTGAGCGCTGGCAGATACAGCTAGAGCAGCAGCGCCAGCAGGGGCTCTACCGGCAACCGCCGACGGTGCGGCAGCGCTGTGGCAAGATCCTGGTGATGGATGACGGCTCCCGGCTGCTCAACTTCGCTTCCAACAACTATCTGGGGCTTGGTTGCGATCCGGTGCTGGCGAACCGCGTGGCCCGTCATTTCGAACGCCTGGGCAGCAGCGCCTCCTCCTCGCGCCTGGTGTGCGCCGCCTACTCTGCCATTGCCCGTGCCGAAGAGGCACTGGCTCGCTATTTCGGCTACGAAAGCGCCATCATTCTGCCCAGTGGCTACCAGGCGAACCTGACACTGGTTTCCACGCTTTTTGCGTATCAGGATGTGATTTTTTTTGATAAACGTATACATGCCAGCATGGTCAAAGGTCTGCAGCTGAGCGAAGCCAGCTTTCACGGCTACAACCACAATTCCATGGAGCACCTGCAGCGCCGCATGGAGCAGCGGGGCTGCCCCGGACGCAACGCCGTTGTCACCGAGGCGCTCTTCAGCATGGATGGAGACCGGTTGCCGGTGGAGGGGCTGAATGCGCTGAAAACCCACTGGCAGTTCCTGTGCGTGGTGGACGAGGCGCACTCCTTTGGAGTCCTCGGCCCTGGTGGCCGGGGTCTGGGCGCGGGGGTGGCGGACATTGCCACCGGAACCCTGGGCAAGGCCATGGGCCTGTTTGGCGCCTTTCTCCTGCTGCCCCATGTGGTGCGGGAGTATCTGCTGAACTTTGGCTCGGGGCTGATCTACTCCACCTCGCTGCCCGAAGCCCATGGGGCGGCCGTACTGGAGATGCTGGAGCTGCTGGAGAACAGTGAGCCCCGGCGGCAGCACCTGGCATGGCTGGCAGATACCATGAAAGCAGCTCTGGAGCGGGAGGGCTTTGAGGTTGCGGGCGACGCCCACATTCTGGCCCTGCAGGTGGGCGAGGAGCATCGGGCCCGGGAGTTGGCCCAGGCCATGGGCCGGCGCGGTATCCTCTGTTTTGCGGCCCGCTATCCCACGGTACCCCTGGGACAGGCCATTCTGCGCATCAGCCTCAGCGCCCTGCACGATGAGCAGGACATACGACAGTTTATACAGACCCTCAAGGAGGCATGGCATGAAACTGGACAGGAAACCCAAACGACTCTTCGTAACCGGAACGGACACTGACGTGGGCAAAACCGTGGTCAGCCTGATGCTCATGCACTACTTCACGGCCCAGGGTCGTTCGCCTTTCTATATCAAGCCGATTCAGACCGGCTGCGCTCACCCCCACGACCAGGAGAGTGACGCCCGCTTCGTGTGGGAGCACCTGCAGACGGCACAACCCGTGGACCCCGCCGCCAGCGTGCTCTACTGCTTCTCTCCCGCCAAAGCGCCCTGGTTTGCCGCCCGCCATGGCGCGGCTGCCATTGATATTGATGAAATCACGTCCTTCGTGGCCCAGCGGGAAGCCGAACACGACCCTGTCATCATCGAAGGTGCCGGGGGCGTCATGGTGCCCGTCACCGAAGAACTGTTGATGCTGGACCTGATGGAAGACCTGGAGGCGGCTCCCCTGATCGTGGCCCGGGCGGGGCTGGGAACCATCAACCATACCCTGTTGAGCATAGAAGCCGTGCGTCAGCGCTGGAGCAAGCCCCTGGGCGTGGTGCTGGTGGATGCGGCCGACCCGGCGACGGAATCGTCCATGATCATCGAAAACGTCGAGGCCATCGAGCGTTTCAGCGATGTGCCGGTGCTGGGAGTGATTCCGCGACTGGAGAGCTTTGCCAGCTATCCCGCCGAACTTGAGGGCCTGCTGGCATCCATCGACGCGCGATTGTTCGCCTGACTTCCAGCGCTTTTACAACTGAAAAAAGGCATCCAGCCCTGTGGGCCGGATGCCTTTTGCGGTTCGCGTATACGGGTCAGTAGACTGTCACAGCGCCTTGGCCGCCTTGCGGCACGCTTCGAGGGTGGCGTCGATGTCCTTGTCACTGTGCGCGCCGCCCATGAAGCAGGCTTCAAACTGGCTGGCGGGCAGGTAGACGCCGTTTTCCAGCATGGCGCGGAAGAAGGCGCCAAAGCGCTTGGTGTCGGAGGTGACGGCGTCGGCAAAATTGTTCACGCTGGCCTGTTCGGTGAAGAAGATGGTGAACATGCTGCCCAGCTGGTTGAGGACGTGGGGGATGCCGACTTCCTTGAGGATGGCGCTCATGGCCTGGCTCAGCTGGGCGCTTCTGGCATCGAGTTCGGTGTAGAAACCTTCGCGGGCCGTGGCCTTGAGAGTCTGGATGCCGGCTACCATGGCCAGGGGGTTGCCTGAGAGGGTTCCGGCCTGATAGACGGGGCCGGCGGGGCTGATCATCTCCATGATGGCTTTTTTGCCACCGTAGGCGCCCACGGGCAGTCCGCCGCCGATGACCTTGCCGTAGGTGCTCAGATCGGGCTGCACGTCGGGGTTGAGGCCCTGATAACCGCTGGGGCTGAGGCGGAAGCCGCTCATGACTTCGTCAAAGATCAGCAGGCTGCCGTATTTTTCCGTCAGCTGGCGCAGGCCGGACATGAAGGCTTTGTCGGGATGGATAACGCCCATGTTGCCGGGGACGGGTTCGAGGATCACGCAGGCGATGTCTTCGGGGTGGGCCTTGAAGAGCTCTTCCACCGAGGCGAGGTCATTGAAGGTGGCCGTGAGGGTGTGTTTGGCGTAGTCGGCGGGAACGCCGGGGCTGGTGGGGACGCCGAAGGTCAGGGCGCCGCTGCCGGCTTTCACCAGCAGGCCATCGCTGTGACCGTGGTAGCAGCCTTCAAACTTGACGATCTTGTCGCGCCTGGTGTAGCCACGGGCCAGGCGAATGGCGCTCATGGTGGCTTCGGTGCCGCTGTTGACCATGCGCACCATTTCCACGGAGGGCACACGCTCGCAGACCATGCGAGCCAGCTCCACTTCCAGTTCGGTGGGGGCGCCGTAACTGATGCCACGCACCATCTGGCGCAGCAGGGCGTCCACCACGTCGGGGTAGCCGTGGCCCAGGATCATGGGGCCCCAGGAACCCACGTAGTCGATATATTCCTTGCCTTCGGCGTCCTTGATCTTGGAGCCAAAAGCCGAGTCGATGAAAACGGGATCGGTGCCCACGGAGGCGAAGGCGCGCACGGGGGAGTTCACTCCACCGGGGATATACTGGCGGGCCTGTTCGAAGAGCTGTTTTGAATTCATGCTTACTCCTTATGATTATGGGAATTTTCTTGCTGCACTCTGGCGCTTATACTATATAGTGGAGCCATACTTTGCAAAGGAGAATTCTCCCCGTGGCTTTTCTGAAAAAAATATTTTCCCGCAGCGACTCCGCTGAAACCCCTGCCTCCCCTGAAGCTCCCCAGCAAACGGAAGCTCTTCCCACAGAAGATGAAACTGTCACATCGGGCGGCGTGTTCGCGCGCCTGAAGAGTCGCCTCAGTCGCACCAGCTCGGCGCTGACCCAGCGCATTGAGGCTCTGGTTCCCGGCAAGACCACCATCGATGACGAATACCTGGATGAGCTGGAAGAGGTCTTCCTCAGCGCCGATGTGGGGGTAAAGACCACCATGGAAATCATGGACCTGGTGCGTGAGAATGTGGGCCGGAGCCTGAAGGTTCCCGGAGATATCCAGCCCTTTCTACGCCGTGAGATCGGCCGCATGATCAGTCTGCCGGCAAAGGCAGAGACCGAACCTGCCAAACCCCATGTGATCCTGGTGATCGGGGTGAATGGTTCGGGCAAGACCACCACCACGGGAAAACTGGCCCACAAGTTCATCGGTCAGGGCAAAAAGGTGGTGCTGGCGGCGGCTGACACCTTCCGCGCCGCCGCCATCGAGCAGCTGGCCATGTGGGCCGAGCGCACCGGTGCCCATATTGTCAAACACCAGCATGGTGCCGACCCCTCCGCCGTGGCCTACGACGCCACTAAGGCGGCTCTCTCCCGCCACGCCGACGTGCTCCTGATCGATACGGCGGGGCGACTGCACACCAAGAGCAACCTCATGGACGAGCTGAGCAAGATTGAACGGGTGATCGGTCGCGATATCCCCGGCGCTCCCCACGAAACCTGGCTGGTGCTGGATGGTACCACCGGGCAGAACGCCCTGAACCAGGCGCGCCAGTTTCTGCAGTCGGTGAAAATCACCGGCTTTGTCCTCACCAAGCTCGACAGCACCTCCAAGGGCGGTGCTATCATCGGCATCATCCGCGAACTGGGCGTCCCCGTGCGCTACATCGGCATCGGTGAAGGCGTGGAGGATCTGCAGGAGTTTGACGCCGAAAGCTTTGTGGACGCGATTTTTGGAGTATCACCCTCAGCAGCCTGCGAAAAGGAAGAAAAACATGTTTGAACTGAAAGTGACAGAAGAGTTTGCCAGCGCCCATAATCTGCGGGACTACCAGGGCAAGTGCGAGAATATACACGGCCATAACTACGTGGTGAACCTCTATGTGCGTGGCGAAAAGCTGCAGCACAACGAAATGCTGGTGGACTTCAAGGTGATGAAAACCTGTCTGCGGGAGGTCATGGAGTACCTGGATCACAAATACCTGAATGATGTTCCTCCCTTTGACCAGTGGAACCCCACCGGCGAGAATATCGCCCGCTATGTCTATCAGGAGTGCAAACGCCTGCTGGCGGAGCAGGGGGTGGCCAACGCCACCGTCTGGAAGGTGGAGGTGTACGAAACCAGCACCTCCAGCGCTACCTACTGGGAGTAGGGTTGCAGCCATGTATATGCATGGGGAAATGTGCAGTGGAGCAGCACTCCGCCAGTGTTCCTCCCAGAGACACTCGCTTTCGTCCATGGCTCGAGTCTCTGCCGCTCGCCATCCAGGCTCGCTCTCGGAACACTGGCGCTTCTGCTGAAAAAAAGTCCATGGTGCAGCCGTGAAGAGTTCCGTCTTTCTTTCGGGAAAACTTGAGCCCCGTCAATTTTTCTTCCGCTGTTCTGGCGTACATTGTGTGCACATGGAATTGCAATGATGCCCGAAGGAGATAACGATGCACAGCGGATGTTCTGGAACATTTACGAGTGGTGCCCAGGTGGTGGACAAACTGCGGATGATGGGGTTTAATAATCAGTTTTTTCCCATTCCCGTGCATTTCACCTGCACCAACTGTCAGACGGAATTTATGATGGAAACCCTGGAGTCCCAGTGTCCCAGCTGCCATATGACCTATGGCGTGACACCCTGCCACGCCCATGACCCCGACAGCATTCAGGCGGCGGGAATTCACTACTGACAGGCTGCAGATGCAGACAATAAAGGGCCCGGACAGTGTCCGGGCCCTTTGCGCGTCAGGCGTGTTCAGTCGTTGTGGGTATTCTTGTGCTTCCGTGTGCCGGTGGCGGGAGGCAGTCCGGGTGCTTTGGCTGGTGCGGCGTCGTCGCCGATGCGGAAGACACTCAGGTGATCCTGGACATCCATGGCCAGGCGGGCCAGGTCGCTGGAGGCGTGACCCACTTCTTCCGACGCCTGGGCGGTTTCCTCGGCGGCGGCGGAGATGTTCTGAATGTCGCCGCTGATCTGATCGGCGGCGGTTGACATCTGCTCCATGGCGGCCACATTCTGCTCAATCAGCTGCTGCAGGCTTTCCATTCCTCCCAGGATTTCCACGAAAGCGCTGTCGGTTTGCTGGGCAAGCTGATTGCCGCTCTGGGATTTTTCATTGACGGTGGCCATGGCGCTGGTGACCTGGTTGACTCCACCCTGAATGCTCTGGACGATGCTGATGATCTCCTGGGTGGATTCCGTGCTGCGTTCGGCCAGTTTACGCACTTCGTCGGCCACCACGGCGAAGCCTCTGCCGGCGTCGCCGGCGCGGGCCGCCTCTATGGCCGCGTTGAGAGCCAGCAGGTTGGTCTGGTCGGCGATGTCGTTGATGACCTGGATGACCTCTTCCACCCGTGCTGCTTTTTCTTCCAGGGAGCGAGCTGCGCTGGAGGCCTCTTCTGCCTCATTGGCAATGGCTTCCATCTCGCGGGTAGACTGCTGGACGATCTGCCCACCGCGGCGGGCCTGGCTCAGGGCTTCCACTGAACTTTCGCGGATATCGGAAATGTTGCGGGTCACCTCCCCGACCGTCTGGGACATTTCCATGGCAGCGGAGGCAATCTGGGAAACGCTTTCCGCCTGGACGTTCATGCCGGCGCTCATCTGGGTGGAAGAACTGCTGAGCTCCTCACTGGCTGAAGCGACCCCATCGGCGGAACGTCGGATATTGAGGATCATGTCGCGCAGATTGGTGATCATTTCGTTCAGGGCCTGGGCCAGCTGACCGATTTCATCGCGCTGGTTCAGGGGCAGGCTGGTGTCAAGGTTGCCAGCGGCAATTTCACGGGCGAAGGCCATGCTGAGATGCAGGGGGCCGACGAACATGCGGGTGATGGATATCGCCAGGAAAACTCCCAGCAGCATGGCGACGATGATGCCGATAATGAGGATAGCGTCAGCCCTTTGCACCTCGGCATCCATGTACTGGTCGATGGCGTTCAGGGCTTCGTCGATAGAGCCTGCAACGCGGTCGATATCCTGGCGCAGGATGCCCAGTGACTGCAACAGCAGCTCCTTCTCTCCCGACCACTGTTGCAGGAGAGGCCGATATCGCTGGATTTGCTCGCGGGTAGCTTCCATGCGTGCCAGCAGGGTGCTGTTGATGCTGTTCTGCTGCGACCAGGCAAGAAGGGTGTCGATATTGCTGAAGCTTTGCTGCAAAGACGAACGGGCCTCGTCGAGGTACTGCTCGTCCTGATGATTGTCAAAGCGCTCCACGTAGAAGCGCATGCGATAGATGTTTTCCACCAGTTGGCCTTCGGTGTGGAGAATGTTCAGCAGGGAACGGATCTGAGCAGGATTATTGGTGGCAGCCAGCATCTGGGTGATGGTGGGCAGCAGATAGTCGCTGATCTGCTGGGCTTCCTCGCGCAGCTGGATTGCCAGAGCCCCCAGCTGGTCAAATGTTTGCGCCTCCTGCTCCAGGAGGCGCTGGTACTCCTGGAAGCTGCGCTGAATTCCCTGGATATCGGTCAGGGAGCTGCGCAGGGCAGTGGACTGGTGTGTGCGAAGAATGCCTTCTATCTGCTCGCGGCTGCTTTCCATCTGCAGTTCTGCTGTGTTGGCGAATTCCGGGTTTTCGAAAAGGGCAAAGCGCAGGACGTTGCGGGCTGAGTCGTAGAGTTCAATGGCGGCCCGATTCATGGCTGAAGCGGTATCGGCACCTTGCTGCACCGTGTGGAGGGACAGGTAGGCGATACCTCCGATGGCGAGAGTAATAGCGAGAATAAGGCCGAAGCCACCACCCAGCTTGGCGCTGGCGCGCAGATTCTTGAACATGGTCTCTCCTTTATGTGGCATGAAATTTACTGAAAATGTGACAGTATCGTCGAAAGATTGATGTGAGAAAATTTTGAGCTCTACAGTATCATAGGCTGGTGTCCCTGATGATGGATTCAAAGTCCAGCATCATGATCAGTCGATCATCCATGCGAATAACGGAGGTTATGCTCTCCCGCTGCCCCGTCTGCTGGAAGCTGGCTGTCGATTCCAGATGTTCCGGGCAAACCTGGTAGATGCGGTTGACCGCATCCACCAGAAATCCGTGGAATCCCTCCTGGAATTGCGTGACGATGACCCTTTTCTCCTCTGCCGGGCTCCCTGCTTCAGCCTTCAGCCAGTGGGCCAGGTTGATCAGGGGGATGATATGCTCGCGCAGGTGAAAGATGCCGAGAATACTGGGATGGGCTTCGGGAAGTGGTGTGGAAGCGGGAACTTTGATGATTTCCCGCACATGGCTGACATCAATGCCGTAGTGCACGGGCACGCAGACATTGTCAGCGCTGCGGTGGTGCAGCTGAAATTCAATGATCTCGCCGGTGTGGGGTGGCTGGGCGGTGTTTGTCTCCATTACTCCTCCTGCTGGTGTGGTGGAAAAAGGGCGCTGCCTGCCTGGGTGGAGGGCGTACAGCCGATTTGCTGGTGAATGCGCCAGAGTTTCGCTTCAATATTGAGAAAGGCACTGACAACGACAGGGTCGAACTGCTGGCCTGACTGCTCGACGATGATGTCGCGGCAGGCCCGGCGTTCATAGGCGGGTTTGTAGCTCCGCGGGCTGCTGAGGGCATCGTACACGTCGGCCAGGGCGACTATGCGGGCGCCTATGGGAATGGCTTCAGCGCACAGTCCGTGGGGGTATCCGCGTCCATCAAAACGCTCATGGTGATAGAGGACGATATCCCGCGCGGTGGTGTAGGTCTGCAGATCCATGCTGCGGCAGATGTCATCCACCAGGTAGCTGCCGATGGTGGGGTGCTGCTGGATCAGGTGGCGCTCCTGCGTGGTCAGGAAATCCTCCTTGTGCAGGATGGTTCCGGGTATGCACACCTTGCCGATGTCGTGAATATACGAGAGCTCCATGATGCGACAGGCGTGTTCCGGCGTCAGCCTGCGCAGCTCCAGGCGCAGCAGCTCCTGGGTCAGAGCCTGCGTGAAGTACCGCACCCGCTTCAGGTGGAGGATGGTCAGCGGCTCATGGTGGCGGGTGATCTGCGCCAGCTGGAGCAGGCAGTTGCGGCTGCTGAGCGTTGCTTTTCGCAAGGGGGTACTCCTGGCAAGACGGTGGAGATGGCAGCTTCCTGATGGAATATGGCAAACCGGTATTCTGTGCTGGGGTGATATTTTCGTTCAGTGGTGAATGCGCCTGCTTCTCAGATATTATATTTTGCGATTGAGAGTTACTTGTTGTATGGGTTTGGGAGTTCGACGTATGAACAAGGGGGCTTTCTGGTAATTGTTGAGTCGTCAAATGTCTCCCATTATGCAAAAGAGAGTAGCAAACGCATTATTTTCGCGCAAGGTATTTTTCTCCTATTTCGTCGATAATCTGTTCTATGCGGGCGCTTCTGGCTTTGCCGTTCACTACCTGTGAAACGCAAGATGGCGAGACACCAGCTATCTGGGCTATTTTTTTCTGCTTAATGCCGGTTTCATCTATGATTAGCCGTAATCTTTCTGTCTTTTTTTCTGTCCCCATAGTATCCTCTATGACTTAACTTTTATGAAGTTTACGTTGTGATGCTATAGCAATAACGTGCAGACACTCTAACATGCAATGGCGAGGAAATGAATGCTAAATCAACGACTTCGTGAACTCCGCAAAATGCTTGGGCTCACCCAGGGTGAATTTGCCTTCCACGTAGGAACTTCACCGGGCTATGTCAGTGAAGCTGAGCAGGGAAAAAAAGTTCCTGGTGGAGAAATTCTTCGGCGGATCTGCGAAAAATTGAATGCCAATATCAACTGGCTGCTGACGGGAAGTGGCGATATGTTTCTCGAGGGGCACGCGGGGAGCCTGCCCTCTGGGTCAGCGCCTGTGCGGACGACGGAGTATGATTTTGTCAGCGTGACGCCCTATCGTGCCTGGGAAAGCCAGAGCCATGGGGCCTGTGTGTGGCAGATGGACGCGCACTCGATATTGTGGCTCTACCGCCCGTGGATCGAGTGTCACCTGAGAATCAGCAAGGAGGTCGTCTGGTCACTGTGTATGCAGGGTGACAATATGGACCCCACGTTGCGGGCTGGAGATATTCTGCTGGTGGACGGAAGCTGCAAGGAAGTCGCGATAGAGGGCATTTACCTGATCTGCTGTGATGGCATGCATGCCGTTCGCAGGGTGCAGCGCATGGGCTCCACCCTGACCCTCTCCAACGATAATTCTGCTTACCGGGATACTGACCTGGATGTTTCCCGTAAGGGCCTGGAAATTATCGGTCGCGTGGTGGCTCGATTGGCGGCGCTCTGACAGGCTGGTCGCCGTGGGGGTTCGGCCCCGCTCACCAGAGGTCATAGACGAGACTGATGGCGGTGATAGTGTCGGTGTTTTCCTTGTTGGGGGGCACATCGGTCTGATGCTTTACCGTGAACGACAGACGCACGGCAAGCTGCCGGTGCATCTGGGTGGTCAGCGACAGGACCGACTCGATTTCCGTGTTATCGGCGCCGGACTGGATCAGCAGGTCTTCGCCAAGGCGAGTGCTGTCCGTCATGCGCCACTTCCAGGAGAGTGCTCCACGGATGATGGCCTCACGGTCGCGTTCGCCACTGAGCATTTTCACCTGCCTGGCACCGGCGCCTATTTCCGCGTCCAGCTCATGGGTGGGCCCGTCCAGCAGGCGACGACCATAGCCCACTGCTTCCGAGAGTTGGTAATCGTAGCCCTTGAAGCGATCTTTCTCATAGCGCACCACGCCGAAGAGGTAGTCGTTATTGGTGAATTTCCAGTCGGCCTGGCCGCTGCCCAGATAGCGTTCGGCGGTGGTGGTGCCATCTTCGGCGCGGTTCAGGGCTTCCAGTTGCACGGTGTAGCGCCAGGACTCCTCTTCAAAACGCATTCGGGATTTGGCGTTGAGGGTGTCGGCGTCCGTATTGCCGCGGGCAAAGAGCCCGCCCACTTCTGCCTGTCCGCTCCAGCCGTTCTTGCCGCTCCACCCGGCCAGGGCCGGGGAAGCCTGGGTGAATGCAAAGGCCAGACTTGTGGCAAGCAGGAATCGGTTTCGCAGCATTAAAAACACCTCCTCAATGCTACCCTAGCAGCCTGCTGGCACACCGACAAGCCGTTTTCACTCCTGCTGACGGGTGTGAAATATCCGTTGCAATGGGCGGAGCCTTTATCAGACAATCTGTCTGAGCGCTTACTGAACCAAGATGGGAGCTCCCATGGAGTATACACATGACACCATTTACGCTAAGCATGTTCGCGTGAAGCAATACCGCGATGGATATCGTTTTGGGATAGATCCGGTTTTACTGGCCCGCTTTACGCCGGTGGCTTCCCGCAGGCGGGTGCTGGATATAGGTACGGGTTCCGGAGTTATTCCCCTGCTGCTGGCCTATCTGTACGGTGTGCAGGCTCTGCACGCGGTGGAGCTGCAGCCGGAACTGGCTGATCTGGCCAGGGAGAACTTTCGGGAAAACCAGGTAAACGTGGATCTGTTTGAGGGGAATTTTCTGGAGTACGAACCAGCAGAGGCCTTTGATTATATCTTTTCCAATCCGCCCTATCGCAAACACTCCAGTGGTGAGATGGCAACGGGCCAGCGGCGGTTGGCCCGCCACGAGAGCCTGATGACCCTGGAGCAGATGATCGCCCACGCCTCTCCCATGCTGCGGGGCGGGGGCAGCCTTTCCCTGGTGATTCTGACCGAGCGCTTCGCCGAGCTGACCCAGTATCTGCGTCGCCACAACCTGGAGCCCAAGCGAGCGCGCTTTGTTCACTCCACCCTGACGGCGGGCAGCCGCATCTGTCTGGTGGAGGCCAAGAAAGGGGCAAGGCCGGGGATGGAGGTGGAAGGGCCCCTGATCGTCTACGCCGATGCCGGCAGCCAGACCTATACCGCGGAGTGCCGGCACCTGTTGTGGGAGGACGGCAAAGCGCCGGTGTGACAGGCCCCAAGGTTTTTCTGAAGTTACGCATCTTGTCGTCTTGGTATAAGTTATTATTATTATGTTTACCATGCGAAAATCGTATTGACTTTGTCATCTGTTATTTCTCTTTTCGTTTGTGGATATTACCCTTTTTGACCGCGCAAAAAGGGCACAAAAACGCGCCCCCCGAACGCCCGTTTTTCCGGATCGTTGGCTCGCCTGTTCTGGAGATCCAGCAGACACTGCATCCCTGCAGTGCTACCGGACCACTCACTTCCTGTGAGTGTCCCGTTCGGGTCTTGCCAGCCAGGCGTCGCACTCACCGGACGGGCTCAGGGGGGAACGACCTGTTTCTGCCTCTCCCCCGTGTGCTGGCCCCGCCAGGACGCGCCGACTGTCAGGCTGCTGAAAAACCTCACCTGCGGCGTTGCTCACCAGTGCTCGTCGCTGCGACGTACAGGAAGTACGTCGCACTCCTCACCTTGCTTGCGCCTTGCACTTGAGAACTTTTCAATTGCCTGCATAACGCGATGGACCCGCAGGGTTGACGCCACGAGGGCGGCAACTGCAAACCAAAAGCCATGGATGGCGGTTGTTTGCGGTCCCTAGTTCCAGGCAAGCGGACGGCTGAAAAGGACAGCACTGGGGGCCGCTTCCCAGTCACTTTTTGCGGGTAAAAAGTGGCAAAAGAATCTCGTATATATGGTGAGGATAATGTCAAGCGACGCAGTCTGTGCAGAACTATTTCCGCCATTCCAACATGGCATCAGGGTCGGCGCTGACAACCTGCCGTTTCGGGGATGCGAAATTTGGGGTACGGTTCTGGCTGGCGCTCGCCATTCTGGCGTGCTTTCGCTGTGCAGGCGAGGTTTGCCAGGCCAGCAGCAACGTGTTTTTCTCAGTACCAGAGTCCCCAGATGTTGCGTCTGGGTCGCCGGATAGTGTCGAAGGGTGATTCAAAAGGCGCGCGTTCTGTTTCCAGGACGGCGGGGGAAATATGGTCTGGAGGGGCCATGGTCAGTATGCGTTCAATGCGTTCAGCGGTGGGCGGATGGGTTCGCAGCAGTGAGGGGTAGGGAGTTTTGGTGCCGGGCATCAGGGCTCGCTCCAGCCACGAGTGCTGATAGCGTTCGATTTTTTCCAGGGCGACTGCCAGGGCTTCGGGGTCGCCGCTGATCCGCAGGGACTCCAGATCGGCGTCGTACTCTCTGGTCCGCGAGAGTGCCAGCTGCAGAAGCGCGCTGACGGTGGGCGCGGCAATCAGGGTGATGATCAGGAG
This portion of the Desulfurispirillum indicum S5 genome encodes:
- a CDS encoding XRE family transcriptional regulator — protein: MLNQRLRELRKMLGLTQGEFAFHVGTSPGYVSEAEQGKKVPGGEILRRICEKLNANINWLLTGSGDMFLEGHAGSLPSGSAPVRTTEYDFVSVTPYRAWESQSHGACVWQMDAHSILWLYRPWIECHLRISKEVVWSLCMQGDNMDPTLRAGDILLVDGSCKEVAIEGIYLICCDGMHAVRRVQRMGSTLTLSNDNSAYRDTDLDVSRKGLEIIGRVVARLAAL
- a CDS encoding DUF481 domain-containing protein translates to MLRNRFLLATSLAFAFTQASPALAGWSGKNGWSGQAEVGGLFARGNTDADTLNAKSRMRFEEESWRYTVQLEALNRAEDGTTTAERYLGSGQADWKFTNNDYLFGVVRYEKDRFKGYDYQLSEAVGYGRRLLDGPTHELDAEIGAGARQVKMLSGERDREAIIRGALSWKWRMTDSTRLGEDLLIQSGADNTEIESVLSLTTQMHRQLAVRLSFTVKHQTDVPPNKENTDTITAISLVYDLW
- a CDS encoding tRNA1(Val) (adenine(37)-N6)-methyltransferase, with product MEYTHDTIYAKHVRVKQYRDGYRFGIDPVLLARFTPVASRRRVLDIGTGSGVIPLLLAYLYGVQALHAVELQPELADLARENFRENQVNVDLFEGNFLEYEPAEAFDYIFSNPPYRKHSSGEMATGQRRLARHESLMTLEQMIAHASPMLRGGGSLSLVILTERFAELTQYLRRHNLEPKRARFVHSTLTAGSRICLVEAKKGARPGMEVEGPLIVYADAGSQTYTAECRHLLWEDGKAPV